From the genome of Erythrobacter litoralis, one region includes:
- a CDS encoding TonB-dependent receptor family protein: protein MHVLSFARPLVAITLLSCPASLLHAQGIGQRQDEIIVTAAAAGSPTSPSVEEAREELERIPGAIGVVEDEGFADIFAQSIGDTLELTPGVFADTSAQRESRISIRGSGLNSSFERRGLMVLRDGIPISRAAGNTEFQEIDPLTIRYIEVFKGANGLRYGATQLGGAVNVVSPTGRTARSPIAVRAEGGSFETFRGNASFAGEGENTDYWLGVTGLTSDGYREHSDVRSLYGHGNFGWKVADNIETRFYVTALSDNFELAGTLTLEDALANPTAAGRPVTIGPFFPGGPVTVLDPGPVADDWDRNLDVIRVSNLTVIDMGGADLELGAWYSRRSLDHAITRFAGIIVQGEDEVGGSIRLTGDLPFLSAQSRWQVGAIYAFGSNDAQTYENLSGERGALRTRSDQDSEMLMTYGQLDLGLTDNFTLIAGGQYARAVRDVEAIVDTVSGRGEYDQFNPRVGVLLDVSEDIQVFGNVNRSFEPPSLADLTSGGAFPFAPLDEQRATVFEIGTRGAKGVFSWDVAAYRAEIENEFLDFAVPGARGLITVTGNGDRTIHQGLEAGIDVRPAKNTLEARGQSLRLSAAYTFNDFTFEDDATYGDNQLAGVPRHVLIAEARFDQVDDWYLSATLRFIPEGPWADYANTERAPGYETVQLTAGVAVFEDFILFGSVENLFDTVFISNLTTVADQSATPSAIYTPGQGRAFFGGIRARF, encoded by the coding sequence ATGCACGTTCTTTCCTTTGCGCGGCCGCTGGTCGCGATTACGCTCCTTTCCTGCCCCGCCTCCCTCCTCCACGCGCAGGGCATCGGCCAGCGCCAGGACGAGATCATCGTCACCGCGGCCGCCGCCGGTTCGCCCACCTCGCCCTCGGTCGAGGAAGCGCGCGAAGAGCTCGAACGTATCCCCGGCGCGATCGGCGTCGTCGAGGATGAGGGCTTTGCCGACATCTTTGCCCAGTCGATCGGCGACACGCTGGAGCTGACCCCCGGCGTCTTCGCCGACACCAGCGCCCAGCGCGAAAGCCGCATCTCGATCCGAGGGTCGGGCCTCAATTCCTCTTTCGAGCGGCGCGGGTTGATGGTGTTACGCGACGGTATCCCGATCAGCCGCGCAGCGGGCAACACCGAGTTCCAGGAGATCGACCCGCTCACCATTCGCTACATCGAGGTGTTCAAGGGCGCGAACGGCCTGCGCTACGGCGCGACCCAGCTGGGCGGCGCGGTCAACGTGGTGAGCCCGACCGGCCGCACCGCGCGCTCGCCCATCGCCGTGCGGGCCGAGGGCGGTAGTTTCGAAACCTTCCGAGGCAATGCCTCTTTCGCGGGCGAGGGCGAGAACACCGATTATTGGCTCGGCGTGACGGGGCTGACCAGCGACGGATATCGCGAGCACAGCGATGTCCGCAGTCTGTATGGCCACGGCAATTTCGGCTGGAAGGTCGCGGACAATATCGAGACGCGCTTCTACGTCACCGCGCTGTCGGACAATTTCGAACTCGCTGGAACCCTTACGCTCGAGGACGCGCTCGCCAATCCCACTGCGGCAGGGCGGCCGGTGACGATCGGCCCGTTCTTCCCCGGCGGGCCGGTAACAGTGCTCGATCCCGGTCCGGTGGCGGACGACTGGGACCGCAATCTCGACGTGATCCGCGTATCTAACCTCACCGTGATCGACATGGGTGGCGCGGATCTCGAACTCGGCGCATGGTATTCGCGCCGCAGCCTCGACCACGCGATCACCCGCTTTGCCGGGATCATCGTGCAGGGCGAGGACGAGGTCGGCGGCTCGATCCGTCTGACCGGCGACCTTCCCTTCCTCAGCGCCCAGAGCCGCTGGCAGGTAGGCGCGATCTACGCCTTCGGAAGCAATGACGCGCAGACATACGAGAACCTTTCGGGCGAGCGGGGTGCGCTCCGCACCCGCTCGGACCAGGATTCGGAAATGCTGATGACCTATGGGCAGCTCGATCTTGGCCTGACCGACAATTTCACCCTCATCGCGGGCGGCCAGTATGCCCGCGCGGTTCGTGACGTGGAGGCGATCGTCGACACCGTCTCGGGTCGCGGCGAATACGACCAGTTCAACCCGCGCGTCGGCGTGCTGCTCGATGTGTCGGAGGACATCCAGGTCTTCGGCAACGTCAACCGCAGTTTCGAGCCGCCGAGCCTTGCAGACCTCACCTCGGGTGGGGCATTCCCTTTCGCCCCGCTCGATGAACAGCGCGCGACCGTGTTCGAGATCGGCACGCGCGGCGCCAAGGGCGTGTTCTCATGGGACGTCGCGGCCTACCGCGCGGAGATCGAGAACGAGTTTCTCGACTTCGCAGTGCCGGGTGCGCGCGGGCTTATCACCGTGACGGGCAATGGCGACCGAACGATCCACCAGGGGCTTGAGGCGGGTATCGACGTTCGTCCGGCCAAGAACACGCTCGAGGCGCGAGGCCAGTCGCTGCGGCTTTCGGCGGCCTATACCTTCAACGATTTCACCTTCGAGGACGATGCGACCTATGGTGACAACCAGCTCGCGGGCGTCCCACGCCACGTGCTGATCGCCGAGGCGCGCTTCGACCAGGTGGACGACTGGTATCTATCCGCCACCCTGCGCTTCATCCCCGAGGGTCCGTGGGCGGATTATGCCAATACCGAGCGGGCACCGGGCTACGAAACGGTCCAGCTGACCGCGGGCGTCGCCGTGTTCGAGGACTTCATCCTGTTCGGATCGGTCGAGAATCTGTTCGACACCGTCTTCATCTCGAACCTCACCACGGTCGCCGACCAGTCCGCCACCCCGTCCGCCATCTATACCCCCGGCCAAGGCCGCGCCTTTTTTGGCGGCATCCGGGCGCGATTCTGA
- a CDS encoding aromatic ring-hydroxylating oxygenase subunit alpha, which yields MNEIKHVAREDRCPGISYTEMLEGDTRTPPDYLFEESNIDMPDDPISVAPYISEEFARLEREKMWPNVWLFAAREDEMPEPGDSVVFDVAGKSFLLVRQKDGGVKAFYNACLHRGRKLRTESGNSIQLRCPFHGFTWRNDGSLKEIPCAWDFKHLEGKDMTLPEARVELWEGFVMLTENHDLPDFKTWLGPAASHYERYDFGNRYTGMWVQKKIPANWKATAEAFMEAWHSITTHPQLLGFLGDANTRYDLIGDHFNRAITPSGVLSPHVKGKNSDYVLEKMNEFSGGDDAQTNRRFTAGQGGAEGYDPDDPLAARKVLAEAGRQGFAEQYGYDYSDAADTEILDNHTYNIFPNFAPWIGFLPTLVYRWLPGDTPDWCIMEIRLLFPTKKGEERPRAVEMTYIPDDEPFAWAAHKMGPALANVFDQDMANLPYVQEGMKAMKDGKMELGHYQDSRVRHFQTTLQKYIDGELPATK from the coding sequence ATGAACGAGATCAAGCATGTCGCGCGCGAAGACCGGTGCCCCGGCATCAGCTACACCGAGATGCTCGAAGGCGACACGCGCACGCCTCCCGATTACCTGTTCGAGGAATCGAACATCGACATGCCCGACGACCCGATCTCGGTCGCGCCCTATATCTCGGAGGAATTCGCCCGTCTCGAACGCGAGAAGATGTGGCCCAATGTCTGGCTTTTCGCCGCGCGCGAGGACGAGATGCCGGAACCGGGCGACAGCGTCGTCTTCGACGTAGCCGGCAAGAGCTTCCTGCTTGTCCGGCAGAAGGACGGCGGGGTGAAGGCGTTCTACAATGCCTGCCTTCATCGCGGCCGCAAGTTGCGCACCGAGAGCGGCAATTCGATCCAGCTGCGCTGCCCGTTCCACGGCTTCACCTGGCGCAATGACGGGTCGCTGAAGGAAATTCCCTGCGCCTGGGATTTCAAGCATCTCGAGGGCAAGGACATGACCCTGCCCGAAGCCCGCGTCGAGCTTTGGGAAGGCTTCGTGATGCTTACCGAGAACCACGACCTGCCCGATTTCAAGACATGGCTGGGTCCTGCCGCCTCGCACTACGAACGCTACGATTTCGGCAATCGCTATACCGGCATGTGGGTGCAGAAGAAGATCCCGGCGAACTGGAAGGCGACGGCCGAGGCTTTCATGGAAGCCTGGCATTCGATCACCACGCACCCGCAGCTGCTTGGCTTTCTCGGCGATGCGAACACGCGCTACGACCTCATCGGCGATCATTTCAATCGCGCGATCACGCCCTCGGGCGTCCTCAGCCCGCATGTGAAGGGTAAGAATTCCGACTACGTGCTCGAGAAGATGAACGAATTTTCGGGCGGCGACGATGCCCAGACCAATCGCCGCTTCACCGCCGGGCAAGGCGGGGCCGAAGGCTACGATCCGGACGATCCGCTCGCCGCGCGCAAGGTGCTGGCCGAGGCCGGGCGACAGGGCTTCGCCGAACAGTACGGCTACGATTATTCGGACGCCGCCGACACCGAGATCCTCGACAACCACACCTACAACATCTTCCCCAATTTCGCCCCGTGGATCGGTTTCCTGCCGACCCTGGTCTATCGTTGGCTGCCCGGCGACACGCCCGATTGGTGCATCATGGAAATCCGCCTGCTCTTCCCCACGAAGAAGGGCGAAGAGCGCCCGCGCGCGGTGGAGATGACCTATATCCCCGATGACGAGCCCTTCGCGTGGGCCGCCCACAAGATGGGGCCCGCGCTCGCCAATGTGTTCGACCAGGACATGGCCAACCTGCCTTACGTGCAGGAAGGCATGAAGGCGATGAAGGACGGGAAGATGGAACTAGGCCACTACCAGGACAGCCGGGTGCGCCATTTCCAGACCACGCTTCAGAAATATATCGACGGCGAGCTTCCGGCGACTAAGTAG
- a CDS encoding AMP-binding protein: MSWSGSNFGVALRAIAAAVEPERPAIVHGDRVVTWGQLDAETDCIAAGLRRRGLVPGDIAGQMLRNTPDYLLAYFGCVKAGVAPVNVNYHYKTRELADIAARFGLKAIFTEADFADLAREAVPEGTQVIDLSGAEWDTLCSEEPDDDFAIHDDPQALFLTATGGTTGMPKAVMWPMVEAWQAFSISVWQRGPGQPPFVASSLEEQVAEAAKIGPDHPASTSPLLLLSPLMHGAGQFTAVIHLLKGGTLALLPHPRFDADMALDEIRRIGAKGVFIVGDAFALPIADRLDERGDAARVLPSLRSITSSGAVFSPSLKQRLIAHHPGLMIVDALGSSESSGTGIVITTAQGSTGGGKFQPLPGRETKLFDENLTEIPPGSDGVGIVARTGPLPLGYLGEGEKNRQTFPEIGGRRWLMTGDRARWASDGSLEFIGRDNMCINTGGEKVFPEEVEAVLMEHPCVHDCRVVSLPDERFGRKVVAVVELHGDADRKDLEDALDAHARGGLAGYKIPRLYIFTGTSLRLNNGKPDYKTAQRLADEAA, translated from the coding sequence ATGAGCTGGTCGGGATCGAATTTCGGTGTTGCCCTTCGCGCAATCGCCGCTGCGGTCGAGCCGGAGCGGCCGGCGATCGTTCACGGCGATCGTGTGGTGACCTGGGGGCAGCTCGATGCGGAGACGGACTGCATCGCGGCCGGGCTGCGGAGGAGGGGTCTGGTCCCAGGCGATATTGCGGGTCAGATGCTGCGCAACACGCCCGATTACCTGCTCGCCTATTTCGGCTGCGTGAAAGCTGGCGTGGCCCCGGTCAACGTGAACTATCACTACAAGACGCGCGAACTTGCCGATATCGCCGCGCGCTTCGGACTGAAAGCGATCTTCACCGAGGCCGATTTCGCCGACCTTGCGCGCGAGGCGGTGCCCGAGGGAACCCAGGTGATCGACCTCTCGGGGGCAGAATGGGACACGTTGTGCAGCGAAGAGCCTGACGATGATTTCGCGATCCACGACGACCCGCAGGCGCTTTTCCTGACAGCGACCGGCGGGACCACCGGCATGCCCAAGGCGGTGATGTGGCCGATGGTGGAAGCCTGGCAGGCGTTCAGCATTTCGGTCTGGCAACGTGGCCCCGGACAGCCGCCCTTCGTCGCGTCTTCACTGGAGGAGCAGGTCGCAGAGGCCGCCAAGATCGGCCCCGATCATCCGGCAAGCACCTCGCCGCTGCTGCTGCTTTCGCCGTTGATGCACGGGGCGGGACAGTTCACCGCCGTCATCCATCTGCTCAAGGGCGGGACGCTCGCCCTACTGCCTCATCCCAGGTTCGACGCCGACATGGCGCTCGACGAAATCAGGCGGATCGGGGCCAAGGGCGTCTTCATCGTCGGCGACGCCTTCGCGCTTCCCATTGCCGACCGGCTCGACGAACGCGGCGATGCGGCGCGCGTCCTGCCGAGCCTGCGCTCGATCACGTCCTCGGGGGCGGTCTTCTCGCCCTCGCTCAAGCAGCGCCTGATCGCCCATCACCCCGGGCTGATGATCGTGGATGCGCTGGGATCTTCCGAAAGCTCAGGAACGGGCATCGTCATCACCACCGCGCAAGGGTCCACGGGCGGGGGCAAGTTCCAACCGTTGCCGGGCCGCGAGACGAAGCTGTTCGACGAGAACCTCACCGAAATTCCGCCCGGGAGCGACGGCGTCGGTATCGTCGCGCGCACGGGGCCGCTGCCGCTCGGCTATCTCGGCGAGGGCGAGAAGAACCGCCAGACCTTTCCAGAAATCGGCGGGCGGCGCTGGCTGATGACCGGCGACCGCGCACGCTGGGCGTCGGACGGGAGCCTCGAATTCATCGGCCGCGACAACATGTGCATCAACACCGGCGGCGAGAAGGTTTTTCCCGAGGAGGTCGAGGCGGTGCTGATGGAGCATCCCTGCGTACACGATTGCCGCGTCGTCTCGCTGCCCGACGAACGCTTCGGGCGCAAGGTCGTCGCGGTGGTGGAACTGCATGGCGATGCCGATCGCAAGGATCTCGAGGACGCGCTCGATGCCCATGCCCGCGGGGGGCTGGCGGGCTACAAGATCCCGAGGCTCTATATCTTCACCGGCACCTCGCTGCGGCTCAACAACGGCAAGCCCGATTACAAGACCGCGCAGCGACTCGCCGACGAAGCCGCCTGA
- a CDS encoding SDR family NAD(P)-dependent oxidoreductase, giving the protein MSITVDLSGRTALITGASSGLGARFGRILAANGARVALGARRKDRLEALAAQIGSNASAIAMDVAREADVIAGFDAAQAAFGTVDTVIANAGIDGAGLMTEMSEEEIERTLAINLKGAILTAREGAKRMMAAGITNGRIVLVASITAFEPAPGLVAYAASKAGVVQAARSMAREWARKGICVNTISPGYIRTAINDEWFDTEPGRKQIARFPRKRLMEESGLDGPVLFLCSDAAEFVTGADFVLDDGQTL; this is encoded by the coding sequence ATGAGCATCACAGTCGATCTTTCGGGGCGCACTGCGCTCATCACGGGCGCGTCATCGGGTCTGGGCGCGCGGTTCGGGCGCATCCTCGCCGCCAATGGCGCACGCGTCGCGCTGGGCGCGCGGCGCAAGGACCGGCTCGAAGCGCTGGCCGCGCAGATCGGGTCGAACGCGTCCGCGATCGCGATGGACGTCGCGCGCGAAGCGGACGTGATCGCTGGCTTTGACGCCGCACAGGCCGCCTTCGGGACGGTCGATACCGTCATCGCCAATGCCGGTATCGACGGCGCGGGCCTGATGACAGAGATGAGCGAGGAGGAGATCGAACGCACGCTTGCGATCAATCTCAAGGGCGCGATCCTGACCGCGCGCGAGGGGGCGAAGCGGATGATGGCGGCGGGCATTACGAATGGCCGCATCGTCCTCGTCGCCTCGATCACCGCGTTCGAGCCCGCGCCCGGGCTAGTCGCTTATGCCGCGAGCAAGGCGGGCGTCGTGCAGGCCGCGCGCAGCATGGCGCGCGAATGGGCGCGAAAGGGGATCTGCGTCAACACGATCTCGCCCGGCTATATCCGCACCGCCATCAACGACGAATGGTTCGACACCGAGCCGGGCCGCAAGCAGATCGCCCGCTTCCCGCGAAAGCGGCTGATGGAGGAAAGCGGCCTCGACGGGCCGGTCCTGTTCCTGTGTTCGGACGCGGCGGAATTCGTCACCGGCGCCGATTTCGTGCTCGACGACGGGCAGACCCTGTGA
- a CDS encoding VOC family protein gives MVIVGKAEAKGLSELGEVMQLAFVPDDFDAAVRHWTEVMGVGPFHLMEGIHLEGMKYRGEPTEAAFDLALAYWGDIQVELIRPRDEHPSIYRGQYADVDGGLHHVCILVDDIEEARRVCDARGAEVVIEGALGDSRVIYVDPGRGPGSLVEILQQGESGPGLFAMIKAACEGWDGSEPLRRLG, from the coding sequence ATGGTTATCGTGGGCAAGGCGGAGGCGAAGGGGCTGAGCGAACTGGGCGAGGTGATGCAACTCGCCTTCGTACCGGACGATTTCGATGCTGCTGTGAGGCACTGGACCGAGGTCATGGGGGTAGGCCCGTTCCACCTGATGGAAGGCATCCATCTGGAGGGCATGAAATATCGCGGCGAGCCGACCGAGGCGGCGTTCGACCTCGCGCTTGCCTATTGGGGAGACATCCAGGTCGAACTGATCCGCCCGCGTGACGAGCACCCCTCGATCTATCGCGGCCAATATGCCGATGTCGATGGCGGCCTGCACCATGTCTGCATTCTCGTCGACGATATCGAGGAGGCCCGCCGCGTCTGCGACGCGCGCGGGGCCGAAGTGGTGATCGAGGGCGCCCTGGGCGACAGCCGGGTGATCTATGTCGACCCGGGCCGCGGCCCGGGCAGTCTCGTCGAGATCCTCCAGCAGGGCGAGAGCGGCCCGGGTCTGTTCGCGATGATCAAGGCCGCGTGCGAGGGCTGGGACGGGAGCGAGCCTTTGAGAAGGTTGGGCTAG
- a CDS encoding PepSY domain-containing protein — MSLKNRSARWSNSKHRWLALVGGISLLVWGLSGLTHIAMVMFGPQQAQFMPPAAEVEFTDARPISETLAANGIAQAVAVKTVPSPDGKALWQVTEEPMAERRYFAPSDGREITGGDRTQAEFIARHFLATDREVLSVSLQTEFDADYPWVNRLLPVWKVEFAGDDRLTAYVHTETSSLAAVNNSTKEALQTAFRVFHTWEWVPQGMDWLRVVVIGLMVASLLALAVTGIAMLVTVRRKKRAPGAKGWHRMAGYVLALPLIMFSASGIYHLVQSALVPPASQLRMGEPVNVASGAWPVERDWAALSQGRDITSVALVEGGAGEPLYRIGLKPAPGSMGGGEHDHDGGEKADGMAGHDHASMMASEAEAAPVTDDEIREARFTGIRPDGPAIYLDAATGEVVEEGDRDLALAVARRFSGASDGTVARMELVTRFSHEYDFRNKRLPVWRVDYGEPVNATLFVDTGAGVLVDRVADWEKPERWVFGMIHKWNFLFPLGRLGLNVTVAGFVIALIALMAILGLRMDLAHRLRGRRPKAGEAQPLPGAEQPAE; from the coding sequence ATGTCGCTGAAGAACAGATCTGCGCGCTGGTCCAATTCCAAGCACCGCTGGCTTGCGCTGGTGGGGGGGATCAGCCTCTTGGTGTGGGGCCTTTCCGGCCTCACTCACATCGCAATGGTGATGTTCGGGCCGCAGCAGGCTCAGTTCATGCCGCCTGCGGCTGAGGTCGAATTCACCGATGCGCGGCCGATTTCGGAAACCCTCGCGGCGAACGGGATCGCACAGGCGGTTGCAGTGAAGACCGTGCCGTCGCCCGATGGCAAGGCGCTGTGGCAGGTGACCGAGGAGCCGATGGCCGAACGCCGCTATTTCGCACCTTCCGACGGGCGCGAAATCACGGGTGGCGACCGCACTCAGGCGGAATTCATCGCCCGCCACTTCCTCGCCACCGACCGAGAGGTCCTCTCGGTGAGCCTCCAGACCGAATTCGACGCGGACTACCCGTGGGTCAACCGCCTGCTGCCGGTGTGGAAGGTCGAGTTCGCGGGCGACGACCGGCTGACCGCCTATGTCCACACCGAGACATCAAGCCTCGCGGCTGTGAACAACAGCACCAAGGAGGCGCTCCAGACCGCGTTCCGCGTGTTCCACACCTGGGAATGGGTGCCGCAGGGCATGGACTGGCTGCGCGTCGTGGTGATCGGCCTAATGGTCGCGAGCCTGCTAGCGCTCGCTGTGACTGGCATCGCTATGCTAGTGACGGTTCGGCGCAAGAAGCGCGCGCCGGGCGCGAAGGGCTGGCACCGGATGGCGGGCTATGTCCTCGCGCTGCCGCTCATCATGTTCTCGGCCAGCGGCATCTACCACCTCGTCCAGTCCGCTTTAGTTCCGCCGGCCTCGCAGCTGCGCATGGGCGAACCGGTCAACGTCGCGAGCGGCGCCTGGCCGGTCGAGCGCGACTGGGCGGCGCTCTCGCAGGGCCGCGACATCACCTCGGTCGCACTGGTCGAGGGAGGCGCGGGCGAACCGCTCTACCGCATCGGGCTGAAGCCAGCTCCCGGCAGCATGGGCGGCGGCGAACATGATCACGACGGCGGCGAGAAGGCCGACGGCATGGCCGGGCATGACCACGCGAGCATGATGGCGAGCGAAGCCGAAGCCGCACCCGTCACCGACGACGAAATCCGCGAGGCGCGCTTCACCGGCATCAGGCCCGATGGCCCCGCGATCTATCTCGACGCGGCGACCGGCGAGGTCGTGGAAGAGGGCGACCGCGACCTTGCGCTCGCCGTCGCGCGGCGCTTCTCGGGTGCTTCGGACGGGACGGTGGCGAGGATGGAGCTCGTCACCCGCTTCAGCCACGAATACGATTTCCGCAACAAGCGTCTACCGGTCTGGCGGGTCGATTACGGCGAGCCAGTGAACGCCACCCTGTTCGTCGATACCGGCGCGGGCGTTCTGGTCGACCGGGTGGCCGACTGGGAAAAGCCCGAGCGGTGGGTGTTCGGCATGATCCACAAGTGGAACTTCCTCTTCCCGCTCGGGCGGCTGGGGCTGAACGTGACCGTGGCGGGTTTCGTAATCGCGCTGATCGCGCTGATGGCGATCCTCGGGCTCAGGATGGATCTTGCCCACAGGCTTCGCGGGAGGCGCCCGAAAGCGGGGGAAGCGCAGCCCTTGCCGGGCGCGGAGCAGCCGGCGGAATGA
- a CDS encoding helix-turn-helix transcriptional regulator, which produces MSTNVVELRVPHGRETIEQLLDEVTITCPEDIHDAAVALARIAQERGMQIAVCDDISSKEPMVDADGTILNADIFRWLDDGARWWEDHRLALHSPLPRACRYESEPFWVNEHRFNTGWRNCYLEEIDLTDFEKRALCKAAIVVPVHLPFGQISASSFISMDRAKEDLSEEFAAYGQLFAQVVRRFVAGYVQAMRTKRRIPSDCVLSKREVECLRWAAIGKTDKEISMILSRSHATIRYHIHRAGEKLDSVNRAQTIFKAGQLGYLGASD; this is translated from the coding sequence GTGAGCACCAATGTCGTAGAGTTGCGCGTGCCGCATGGCCGCGAAACGATTGAGCAATTGCTCGACGAAGTCACCATCACCTGTCCCGAGGACATCCACGATGCCGCCGTCGCGCTCGCCCGCATCGCGCAGGAACGCGGGATGCAGATCGCGGTGTGCGACGACATTTCGTCCAAGGAGCCGATGGTCGATGCCGACGGCACGATCCTCAACGCCGACATCTTTCGCTGGCTCGACGACGGCGCACGCTGGTGGGAGGATCACCGGCTCGCTCTCCATTCTCCGCTGCCGCGCGCTTGTCGGTACGAATCGGAGCCGTTCTGGGTGAACGAGCACCGCTTCAATACCGGCTGGCGCAATTGCTATCTCGAAGAGATCGACCTTACCGATTTCGAGAAGCGCGCGCTGTGCAAGGCAGCGATCGTAGTGCCGGTGCACCTGCCCTTCGGCCAGATCTCGGCGTCGAGCTTCATCTCGATGGACCGCGCGAAGGAGGACCTGTCCGAGGAATTCGCAGCCTACGGTCAGCTTTTCGCGCAGGTCGTGCGTCGCTTCGTCGCGGGTTATGTCCAGGCGATGCGCACGAAAAGGAGAATCCCGTCCGACTGCGTGCTGTCCAAACGCGAGGTCGAATGTCTGCGCTGGGCGGCGATCGGCAAGACGGACAAGGAAATCAGCATGATCCTGAGCCGCAGCCACGCGACGATCCGCTATCACATCCACCGTGCGGGCGAAAAACTCGACAGCGTCAACCGCGCGCAGACGATCTTCAAGGCCGGCCAGCTGGGTTATCTGGGGGCGTCTGATTGA